Below is a genomic region from Prolixibacteraceae bacterium.
TCTACACGGAGTTAATACCGTAGATGTGGCGGATAGATGGAGTGAAAGTTAATTTCCTTACCATGGGAGATCTCACAGATGGATACAATGTATTTTCCCTGTCCATTCAAAAAAAGTTAACTGTGAGAAGTCAGCCGAGGTCATAGTACTGTACCCACTTTACAGGAAGGACTGAATCTTAAATCATTCATAATACAGACTGTTACCTAATGAAGGGATCAATGCAGAAAATATCGGAAGATAGCTACTTAAGTGAAGGTAGAGCGGAACTCGAGAATAACTCAAGAGCGCACACTTTCAAAGGGATAACTGAAGCCATTATGGAAACGAACATTACAACAGATAATTTATTAGAATGTGTCCTAGAATCAGATAACCTAGGTAAGGCTTATTTACAGGTTTATCGTAATAAAGGAGTCATGGAGTTGATAAGATGAAAGTGGAATCATTAAAAGATTATCTCAGATTTCATCGAAAAGTTTTAATAACAGAACTACGAGAAGGGAAGTACCTTCCCAATCCTGTACGACGAGTCGAAATACCCAAAGAGCCAGGTAAAACACGCCCTTTAGGTATTCCTACTGTCGTGGATCGTGTTATTCAACAAGCCATTTCACAAGTTCTTAGTCCTATTTATGAGGAACAGTTTTCCAATTATAGCTTTGGATTCCGTCCTAATAAAGGAGCACATACAGCTATTATAGCCTGTAGCCAAACGATCACAGCAGGTTATCATTATGCTATCGATATGGATATGGAAAGATTTTTCGATACCGTAAATCATAGCAAGTTGATAGAGATCTTATCACGAACGATAAAAGATGGTCGATTAGTTTCCTTAATCCATAAATATCTAAGAGCCGGAGTTGTTGTTGAAGAGCAGTTTCAAGAAACAGAAACAGGAGTTCCTCAAGGAGGACCATTAAGTCCATTGCTAAGCAACATTATGCTGAATGAATTAGACCATGAACTCACAAGACGAGGACATGAGTTTGTTCGTTATGCAGATGATATTGTGATCTTATGTAAAAGCAAGCGAGGAGCTACACGCACGATGAATTCTACAATTCGTTTTATAGAAGATACTCTATTCTTAAAAGTGAATCGAGATAAAACAGAAGTGGTGCGCTACAATCAGATTAAGTTTCTTGGTTACAGTTTTTACAAAACAAAAGGTGCCGTTCGTTTTCGATTGTCGAAAAAGACACAACGGAAAGTGAAGCGCTCTTTGGAAGGAATTGTAGCACGGAAGAATAGTATTGGTTACGATGAAATCAAATCCAAGCTTAAAAGTTATATTCAAGGATGGGTAACCTATTATCGATTGGCAGATATGAAATCATTTCTGAAACAAGTAGATGAATGGCTAAGACGACGTATCCGTATGGTAATATGGAAATGTTGGAAAAGAGTAAGAACGAAGATGAAGAATTTAATGAAACTCGGAGTTTCGAAGCACAAAGCGTATGAATATGCAAATACGAGGAAAAAGTATTGGCGCATTTCAAAGAGTCCAATTCTACAAACGACTATAACGAATAAGAATTTGGAGAAGGCAGGCTATATTACGCTAAGTGATTATTATCAGAAAGTAAAGTCGTGATTTAGGGAGTCGCCGTATACGAGACCCGTACGTACGGTGGTGTGGGAGGTGTACTGGAAGATAAAATATCTTCCAGCCATCTACCCGATTATCAATATGTTGATAACTGCTACAAGTCCTCCGTTTTTATTTCAGTTTAGAGATACGGATAGATGTCGTTTGATATCCTATAGTTATGATTGGTTTATTATAGAGAACTCATCTTAATGTATTTCCCCATGTCTCATTTTGTTAATATCGAGAAGTGAGATTAAAAAAATAAGAGTTAGATAGGTTATGAGCTAAGGAAAACTATATCTTTGCTTTGTTATAAGGTGGTAAGTTTTTCTACTCTAGTGATCTTACTGAAAAGGGAATCTGGTGTAAGTCCAGAACAGTCCTCGCTACTGTAATCCATTTATTTATGCATTTATACTACGTACCACTCCGCTGAAGGTG
It encodes:
- the ltrA gene encoding group II intron reverse transcriptase/maturase, whose protein sequence is MKVESLKDYLRFHRKVLITELREGKYLPNPVRRVEIPKEPGKTRPLGIPTVVDRVIQQAISQVLSPIYEEQFSNYSFGFRPNKGAHTAIIACSQTITAGYHYAIDMDMERFFDTVNHSKLIEILSRTIKDGRLVSLIHKYLRAGVVVEEQFQETETGVPQGGPLSPLLSNIMLNELDHELTRRGHEFVRYADDIVILCKSKRGATRTMNSTIRFIEDTLFLKVNRDKTEVVRYNQIKFLGYSFYKTKGAVRFRLSKKTQRKVKRSLEGIVARKNSIGYDEIKSKLKSYIQGWVTYYRLADMKSFLKQVDEWLRRRIRMVIWKCWKRVRTKMKNLMKLGVSKHKAYEYANTRKKYWRISKSPILQTTITNKNLEKAGYITLSDYYQKVKS